One Candidatus Saccharibacteria bacterium RAAC3_TM7_1 genomic region harbors:
- a CDS encoding hypothetical protein (RAAC3_TM7_1_119), protein MVILYLTCADNEEALKISNALLEAKLIVCARRSPVSSSYWWDGKINHDDEILLMMEGTEEKFDEIEKVVTNLHSYDEYVLTMIPNVQTTPGVHQWLKETLA, encoded by the coding sequence ATGGTCATTCTCTATTTAACTTGCGCCGACAACGAAGAGGCTCTTAAAATTAGTAACGCTTTACTGGAGGCAAAGTTAATTGTTTGCGCGCGACGCTCACCCGTAAGCTCATCATACTGGTGGGATGGGAAGATAAATCATGATGATGAGATCCTTCTTATGATGGAAGGTACTGAAGAGAAATTTGATGAGATAGAAAAAGTAGTCACAAATCTACACAGTTACGATGAGTATGTATTGACTATGATTCCAAATGTACAAACCACACCTGGTGTTCACCAATGGCTAAAAGAAACTCTCGCTTAG
- a CDS encoding Membrane protein involved in colicin uptake (RAAC3_TM7_1_120): MEEDKQTTEVRKTNERVGNTTVQRQSIEQKTAVSGVVIAQRVIYYVGGVIVALILVRLLLQLLGANQESDFVSFIYGLSGVFVAPFFGIFGEPTFGTSHFETSAVVAIVIYALLTVGIAKLITLTRPHEEV; the protein is encoded by the coding sequence GTGGAAGAAGATAAGCAGACAACCGAAGTCCGTAAAACCAATGAGCGAGTCGGCAACACGACCGTACAGCGACAAAGTATCGAACAAAAAACAGCCGTTTCTGGTGTCGTGATTGCCCAGCGGGTCATCTACTACGTCGGTGGCGTCATCGTTGCACTCATTCTGGTGCGCTTGCTACTCCAGCTGCTAGGCGCCAACCAAGAAAGTGACTTCGTCAGTTTTATCTACGGCCTAAGCGGCGTCTTTGTCGCCCCATTCTTTGGTATCTTCGGTGAACCAACCTTTGGCACTTCCCACTTCGAGACATCAGCAGTTGTCGCGATTGTTATCTATGCCTTGCTCACTGTTGGTATTGCAAAGCTCATTACGCTCACGCGGCCTCACGAAGAAGTCTAA